In Kineococcus sp. NBC_00420, a single genomic region encodes these proteins:
- a CDS encoding class I SAM-dependent methyltransferase codes for MPAPRPRHFDAHADVYDRGRPPYPDVVWARLRELEVLVPGARVLELGAGTGQATRSLTAAGTSVTAVEPGPHLARSLRRNLPDVEVRVGTAETAWFPTASFDVAVAATSVHWFDLDVVLPALHRWLVPNGSFVVVRNAFGDPTAALTPFRARIAEVTSRRSTPTPSGPGELDTADWVTRLTSGGLFAPRHVEEFRWSIDLTTTQVHDLFSTFSNWNEAEVDEAAGAVEELGGSVLEDYVTPLIVLRRR; via the coding sequence ATGCCGGCCCCGCGACCCAGGCACTTCGACGCGCACGCGGACGTCTACGACCGGGGGCGCCCGCCCTACCCCGACGTCGTGTGGGCCCGGCTGCGAGAACTCGAGGTCCTCGTGCCGGGGGCGCGGGTCCTGGAACTGGGGGCGGGGACCGGGCAGGCCACCCGGTCGTTGACGGCGGCCGGGACCTCGGTGACCGCCGTCGAACCCGGTCCGCACCTGGCCCGGTCGCTGCGCCGGAACCTCCCGGACGTCGAGGTGCGGGTGGGCACTGCGGAGACCGCCTGGTTCCCGACGGCCTCCTTCGACGTGGCCGTGGCGGCGACGTCCGTGCACTGGTTCGACCTCGACGTCGTCCTGCCCGCGCTGCACCGGTGGCTCGTCCCGAACGGTTCGTTCGTCGTCGTCCGCAACGCCTTCGGAGACCCGACAGCGGCCCTCACCCCGTTCCGCGCCCGCATCGCCGAGGTCACCTCACGCCGCTCGACGCCGACTCCCTCCGGCCCCGGCGAACTCGACACCGCGGACTGGGTGACCCGACTGACGTCCGGCGGGTTGTTCGCGCCTCGCCACGTCGAGGAGTTCCGCTGGTCGATCGACCTCACGACCACCCAGGTGCACGACCTGTTCTCCACCTTCAGCAACTGGAACGAGGCCGAGGTGGACGAGGCTGCGGGGGCGGTCGAGGAACTCGGCGGTTCGGTCCTGGAGGACTACGTGACGCCTCTGATCGTCCTCCGCCGACGGTGA
- a CDS encoding HNH endonuclease signature motif containing protein: MTAALADVAGEAPTGVAFGLPGKYRRFADAAHAMFYFGVADAVQMVHDSPHPDLDQLDDRGVTITGSGFDRWEAAVDLVAEEYSRDEGMDFDRARATIHNAWRRGHDHQVLWQAVADGSVTRYQARTIEDHAERLGARVATLTEEVDPDGRVTSIHAEEGEKLLAGEAYVTALQDYLSDAVHHAQAGLTGRKLGIKCSRKVRELTPGYESVVLEKNDDPRGLGHTPCEDGLHSHLGFIAPTAFALRLVAHTNAAADQAADTAKKAGITDTRSHGQRVRDVIVDMLTDAMDRAVPALSDPTTLATADSPAVIGRTHRPATSVQVHVRVDATTLLGLDDDEATVDGVGPVPAHVARELATSVGAMWQKVVASKGTREVLDVGAKAYAITDAMRRFITARDEYCQAPGCHVPAVNCDLDHTIPWPQGQTTAGNLRAYCRGHHRFKTQYVFEATKAHHARLTARTGKPTELWSGLPDEPPF, encoded by the coding sequence ATGACAGCGGCACTCGCGGACGTAGCAGGAGAGGCCCCCACCGGGGTCGCCTTCGGCCTCCCCGGCAAGTACCGCCGCTTCGCCGACGCCGCCCACGCCATGTTCTACTTCGGCGTCGCCGACGCCGTCCAGATGGTCCACGACTCCCCCCACCCCGACCTCGACCAGCTCGACGACCGCGGCGTCACCATCACGGGATCCGGGTTCGACCGCTGGGAGGCCGCCGTCGACCTCGTCGCCGAGGAGTACTCCCGCGACGAAGGCATGGACTTCGACCGAGCCCGCGCCACCATCCACAACGCCTGGCGCAGAGGCCACGACCACCAAGTTCTCTGGCAAGCCGTCGCCGACGGCAGTGTCACCCGCTACCAGGCCCGCACCATCGAAGACCACGCCGAGCGCCTCGGCGCCCGAGTCGCCACCCTCACCGAAGAGGTCGACCCCGACGGACGCGTCACCTCCATCCACGCTGAGGAAGGCGAGAAGCTGCTGGCCGGCGAGGCCTACGTCACCGCCCTGCAGGACTACCTCTCCGACGCCGTCCACCACGCCCAAGCAGGACTGACCGGGCGGAAACTCGGCATCAAGTGCTCCCGGAAGGTCAGGGAGCTGACGCCCGGCTACGAGTCCGTCGTCCTGGAGAAGAACGACGACCCTCGCGGACTGGGACACACCCCGTGCGAAGACGGCCTCCACAGCCACCTCGGATTCATCGCACCCACCGCCTTCGCCCTGCGCCTGGTCGCCCACACCAACGCCGCCGCCGATCAGGCCGCCGACACGGCGAAGAAGGCCGGCATCACTGACACCCGCTCCCACGGGCAACGCGTCCGCGACGTCATCGTCGACATGCTCACCGACGCCATGGACCGCGCCGTCCCCGCCCTCTCGGATCCCACCACACTTGCCACCGCTGATTCACCCGCCGTGATCGGGCGCACCCACCGCCCCGCGACGTCGGTCCAGGTCCACGTCCGCGTCGACGCCACCACCCTCCTCGGCCTCGACGACGACGAAGCCACCGTCGACGGCGTCGGACCCGTCCCCGCCCACGTCGCCCGCGAACTCGCCACCAGCGTCGGCGCGATGTGGCAGAAGGTCGTCGCCTCGAAGGGAACCCGCGAGGTCCTCGACGTCGGAGCCAAGGCCTACGCCATCACCGACGCCATGCGCCGCTTCATCACCGCCCGCGACGAGTACTGCCAAGCACCCGGCTGCCACGTCCCCGCCGTGAACTGCGACCTCGACCACACGATCCCCTGGCCCCAAGGCCAGACCACCGCAGGAAACCTCCGGGCCTACTGCCGGGGTCATCACCGCTTCAAGACCCAGTACGTCTTCGAAGCCACGAAAGCCCACCACGCCAGGCTCACCGCCCGAACCGGAAAGCCCACGGAACTGTGGTCCGGACTCCCCGACGAACCACCGTTCTAG
- a CDS encoding SRPBCC family protein codes for MATESRHLSVHVDRPVEQVYAFIADPTNIPNWAPGLGSSVVEEDGQWYVEQAEGRARVTFAPTNEFGVLDHHVVTPAGVTVYMPVRVLADGDGCEVVFTVRRVPGMSDDEFERDLGAVSADLELLRDVIQGR; via the coding sequence ATGGCCACCGAGTCCCGTCACCTGAGCGTGCACGTCGACCGCCCGGTCGAACAGGTCTACGCCTTCATAGCGGACCCCACCAACATCCCGAACTGGGCACCGGGGTTGGGCAGCTCGGTCGTCGAGGAAGACGGTCAGTGGTACGTGGAACAGGCAGAGGGCCGGGCACGAGTGACCTTCGCCCCCACCAACGAGTTCGGTGTGCTCGACCACCACGTCGTGACGCCGGCCGGGGTCACGGTCTACATGCCGGTGCGTGTGCTGGCCGACGGCGACGGGTGTGAGGTCGTCTTCACCGTGCGTCGGGTGCCGGGCATGAGCGATGACGAGTTCGAGCGAGACCTCGGTGCGGTGTCGGCAGACCTCGAACTGCTGCGCGACGTCATCCAAGGGCGCTGA
- the dapB gene encoding 4-hydroxy-tetrahydrodipicolinate reductase: protein MTIRVAVLGAGGRMGSQAVAALEAAADLELVAALGRGDSLDAAAGADVVVDLTVPDQVMANVEWALAHGMHVVTGTTGFTAERIAQVEAWASAAGRNVLVATNFGIGAVLVMQLAAKAAKFFESVEVVELHHPAKVDAPSGSAIRTARLIAAARAEAGLGPSPDATTTEIPGARGAVVDGIHVHAVRMRGLTAHQEVILGGPGETLTIRDDTYERAAYMPGLLVGVRQVADRPGVTVGLEHYLDLD, encoded by the coding sequence GTGACGATCCGCGTCGCGGTCCTCGGGGCCGGGGGCCGCATGGGTTCGCAGGCGGTGGCGGCTCTCGAGGCCGCCGCCGACCTGGAACTCGTCGCGGCCCTCGGCCGCGGTGACTCCCTCGACGCGGCCGCCGGGGCCGACGTCGTGGTCGACCTGACCGTCCCCGACCAGGTGATGGCCAACGTCGAGTGGGCCCTGGCGCACGGGATGCACGTCGTGACGGGCACCACCGGCTTCACTGCCGAGCGGATCGCCCAGGTCGAGGCGTGGGCCTCGGCCGCCGGTCGCAACGTCCTCGTCGCGACGAACTTCGGCATCGGCGCGGTGCTGGTCATGCAGCTCGCGGCCAAGGCCGCGAAGTTCTTCGAGTCCGTCGAGGTCGTCGAACTCCACCACCCCGCGAAGGTCGACGCGCCGAGCGGGTCCGCGATCCGCACGGCCCGCCTCATCGCAGCCGCGCGGGCGGAGGCGGGCCTGGGCCCCTCGCCCGACGCGACGACCACGGAAATCCCCGGAGCCCGCGGCGCCGTCGTCGACGGGATCCACGTGCACGCCGTCCGGATGCGCGGGCTGACCGCCCACCAGGAGGTCATCCTGGGTGGACCGGGGGAGACCCTGACGATCCGCGACGACACCTACGAGCGCGCCGCGTACATGCCGGGTCTGCTGGTGGGTGTGCGTCAGGTCGCCGACCGTCCCGGGGTCACCGTCGGCCTCGAGCACTACCTGGACCTGGACTGA
- a CDS encoding M16 family metallopeptidase, with amino-acid sequence MSSTLPGNPVELPVVAAGGVPATTVLSTPAQVEQGSIVKRTVLPCGARVLTEAMPGQRSASIGCWVGVGSRDETKGHFGSTHFLEHLLFKGTERRDAMDIASAFDAVGGEANAATGKEHTTYYARVLDADLPMAIDVVTDMVTSAVLDDDDFTSEREVILEELAMNDDDPGDVAHEKFAELVLGRHPLARPIGGTPDTIRAVGRDDVWAHYREHYQPSSLVFTAAGGLDHDEVVACVQRELDRAAGDLGQAAPRPRRISGEVGGGLEKGRSLVVDRQTEQAHVLLGMTGITATDDRRFTMSVLNAVLGGGMSSRLFQEVREKRGLAYSVYSFNANYADSGYVGLYAGCSPAKAAQVADLMLAELAKLASTPMESEELARGVGQLTGGLVLGLEDSGSRMNRLGKSELTHGQFLDVDGVLANVRSVTAEDVRVLAADLLSRPRSVTVVGPFSDDSGFTGVVQ; translated from the coding sequence GTGTCGTCCACCCTTCCCGGGAACCCCGTCGAGCTGCCCGTCGTGGCAGCCGGCGGGGTTCCCGCTACCACCGTCCTGTCCACCCCCGCCCAGGTGGAGCAGGGGTCGATCGTCAAGCGGACCGTCCTGCCCTGCGGTGCCCGCGTCCTGACCGAGGCCATGCCCGGTCAGCGCTCCGCGAGCATCGGGTGCTGGGTGGGCGTCGGCTCGCGCGACGAGACGAAGGGTCACTTCGGCTCGACGCACTTCCTCGAGCACCTGCTCTTCAAGGGCACCGAACGTCGGGACGCGATGGACATCGCCTCCGCGTTCGACGCCGTCGGGGGTGAGGCGAACGCCGCCACCGGCAAGGAGCACACGACCTACTACGCGCGCGTCCTCGACGCCGACCTGCCGATGGCGATCGACGTCGTCACCGACATGGTCACCTCGGCCGTCTTGGACGACGACGACTTCACCAGCGAACGCGAGGTCATCCTCGAGGAGCTGGCGATGAACGACGACGACCCGGGCGACGTCGCGCACGAGAAGTTCGCCGAGCTCGTCCTGGGCCGGCACCCGCTGGCCCGGCCCATCGGCGGCACCCCCGACACGATCCGCGCCGTCGGGCGCGACGACGTCTGGGCGCACTACCGCGAGCACTACCAGCCGTCCTCGCTGGTCTTCACCGCTGCCGGTGGTCTCGACCACGACGAGGTCGTCGCCTGCGTCCAGCGTGAGCTGGACCGTGCCGCGGGCGACCTCGGTCAGGCCGCTCCCCGTCCGCGCCGCATCAGCGGTGAGGTCGGCGGCGGGCTGGAGAAGGGGCGCTCGCTCGTGGTGGACCGCCAGACCGAGCAGGCCCACGTGCTGCTCGGGATGACCGGGATCACCGCCACGGACGACCGGCGGTTCACGATGTCGGTGCTCAACGCCGTCCTCGGGGGCGGGATGAGCAGCCGGTTGTTCCAGGAGGTCCGCGAGAAGCGGGGCCTGGCGTACTCGGTGTACTCGTTCAACGCCAACTACGCCGACTCCGGCTACGTCGGGCTGTACGCGGGCTGCTCGCCGGCCAAGGCCGCCCAGGTCGCCGACCTGATGCTGGCGGAGCTGGCGAAGCTCGCCTCCACCCCGATGGAGTCCGAGGAGCTCGCGCGCGGCGTCGGTCAGCTGACCGGTGGTCTCGTGCTGGGGCTCGAGGACTCCGGGTCGCGGATGAACCGGCTCGGCAAGTCCGAACTCACCCACGGGCAGTTCCTCGACGTCGACGGTGTGCTGGCCAACGTGCGGTCCGTCACCGCCGAGGACGTCCGCGTCCTGGCGGCGGACCTGCTCTCCCGGCCGCGTTCGGTGACCGTCGTCGGACCGTTCAGCGACGACAGCGGATTCACCGGCGTCGTCCAGTGA
- a CDS encoding polyribonucleotide nucleotidyltransferase, which yields MEGPEITAAEAVIDNGSFGTRTVRFETGRLAKQAAGSAAVYLDGESFLLSATTAGKTPKDQFDFFPLTIDVEERSYAAGKIPGSFFRREGRPSTEAILACRLIDRPLRPSFVKGLRNEVQVVVSIMALHPDDAYDVVAINAASLSTQLSGLPFSGPVGGVRVALIDGQWVAFPRYSELERAVFDMVVAGRVVTAADGSQDVAIMMVEAEATEGSWNLIKEQGATAPTEEIVAQGLEAAKPFIAELVRAQAEVAATAAKPTAAFPTFPDYQDDVYQAVFDSAATELVVALQIAGKQERESRIDEIKDRVKGELAAGFAGREKEVSAAYRSVQKTLIRQRVLKDGVRIDGRGLADIRTLSAEVEVLPRVHGSALFERGETQILGVTTLNMLRMEQQLDTLSPVTRKRYMHNYNFPPYSTGETGRVGSPKRREIGHGALAERALVPVLPAREDFPYAIRQVSEALGSNGSTSMGSVCASTLSLLNAGVPLRAAVAGIAMGLISDTVDGETRYAALTDILGAEDAFGDMDFKVAGTKEFVTAIQLDTKLDGIPASVLAGALTQARDARLYILDVMAEAIDAPDEMSPTAPRIITVKVPVDKIGEVIGPKGKMINQIQEDTGADISIEDDGTVFIGAVDGPSAEAARAAVNAIANPTMPEVGERYLGTVVKTTTFGAFVSLMPGKDGLLHISQLRKLSGGKRVDNVEDVVSVGQKVQVEIAEIDPRGKLSLVPVVAEEASDEAPASEPADA from the coding sequence TTGGAGGGTCCCGAAATCACTGCCGCCGAAGCCGTCATCGACAACGGTTCGTTCGGCACCCGCACCGTCCGCTTCGAAACGGGTCGCCTCGCCAAGCAGGCCGCCGGTTCCGCCGCGGTCTACCTCGACGGCGAGTCCTTCCTGCTGAGCGCCACCACCGCCGGCAAGACCCCGAAGGACCAGTTCGACTTCTTCCCGTTGACGATCGACGTCGAAGAGCGCAGCTACGCCGCCGGCAAGATCCCCGGTTCGTTCTTCCGTCGTGAGGGTCGCCCCTCCACCGAGGCGATCCTGGCCTGCCGTCTCATCGACCGTCCGTTGCGCCCGAGCTTCGTCAAGGGCCTGCGCAACGAGGTCCAGGTCGTCGTCTCGATCATGGCGCTGCACCCCGACGACGCCTACGACGTCGTGGCCATCAACGCCGCGTCGCTGTCCACCCAGCTCTCGGGTCTGCCGTTCTCCGGCCCGGTCGGTGGCGTGCGCGTCGCGCTCATCGACGGCCAGTGGGTCGCCTTCCCGCGCTACTCCGAGCTCGAGCGCGCCGTCTTCGACATGGTCGTCGCCGGCCGTGTCGTCACCGCGGCCGACGGTTCGCAGGACGTCGCGATCATGATGGTCGAGGCCGAGGCGACCGAGGGTTCCTGGAACCTCATCAAGGAACAGGGCGCCACCGCCCCGACCGAGGAGATCGTGGCCCAGGGCCTCGAGGCGGCCAAGCCGTTCATCGCGGAGCTGGTGCGCGCGCAGGCCGAGGTGGCCGCCACCGCCGCCAAGCCGACCGCCGCCTTCCCGACGTTCCCGGACTACCAGGACGACGTCTACCAGGCCGTCTTCGACTCCGCCGCGACCGAGCTGGTCGTCGCGTTGCAGATCGCCGGCAAGCAGGAGCGCGAGTCCCGGATCGACGAGATCAAGGACCGCGTCAAGGGCGAGCTCGCCGCGGGCTTCGCCGGGCGCGAGAAGGAGGTCTCCGCCGCGTACCGCTCGGTGCAGAAGACCCTCATCCGCCAGCGCGTCCTCAAGGACGGGGTCCGCATCGACGGCCGTGGTCTGGCCGACATCCGGACGCTGTCCGCCGAGGTCGAGGTCCTGCCCCGCGTGCACGGTTCGGCGCTCTTCGAGCGCGGTGAGACCCAGATCCTGGGGGTCACCACGCTGAACATGCTCCGCATGGAGCAGCAGCTCGACACGTTGTCGCCGGTGACGCGCAAGCGCTACATGCACAACTACAACTTCCCGCCCTACTCGACCGGTGAGACCGGCCGCGTGGGTTCGCCGAAGCGTCGCGAGATCGGGCACGGCGCCCTCGCCGAGCGCGCGCTCGTGCCGGTGCTGCCGGCCCGCGAGGACTTCCCCTACGCGATCCGCCAGGTCTCCGAGGCGCTGGGCTCCAACGGTTCCACCTCGATGGGTTCGGTCTGCGCCTCGACGCTGTCCCTGCTCAACGCGGGTGTCCCGCTGCGCGCGGCCGTCGCCGGCATCGCGATGGGCCTCATCTCCGACACGGTCGACGGTGAGACCCGCTACGCGGCGCTGACCGACATCCTCGGGGCCGAGGACGCCTTCGGTGACATGGACTTCAAGGTCGCCGGGACCAAGGAGTTCGTCACCGCGATCCAGCTCGACACCAAGCTCGACGGGATCCCCGCCTCGGTGCTCGCCGGGGCGCTGACCCAGGCCCGCGACGCGCGTCTCTACATCCTCGACGTCATGGCCGAGGCCATCGACGCCCCGGACGAGATGTCGCCGACCGCGCCGCGGATCATCACCGTGAAGGTCCCCGTGGACAAGATCGGCGAGGTCATCGGGCCCAAGGGCAAGATGATCAACCAGATCCAGGAGGACACCGGCGCCGACATCTCCATCGAGGACGACGGCACGGTGTTCATCGGGGCCGTCGACGGTCCCTCGGCGGAGGCGGCCCGCGCAGCGGTCAACGCCATCGCCAACCCGACGATGCCCGAGGTCGGCGAGCGCTACCTCGGCACCGTCGTGAAGACGACCACCTTCGGTGCGTTCGTCTCGCTCATGCCGGGCAAGGACGGCCTGCTGCACATCTCGCAGCTGCGCAAGCTCTCCGGCGGCAAGCGCGTCGACAACGTCGAGGACGTCGTCTCGGTGGGCCAGAAGGTGCAGGTCGAGATCGCTGAGATCGACCCGCGCGGCAAGCTGTCCCTCGTCCCCGTCGTCGCGGAGGAAGCCTCGGACGAGGCTCCCGCCAGCGAGCCGGCCGACGCCTGA
- the rpsO gene encoding 30S ribosomal protein S15, giving the protein MPLDADVKKKIMTEYALTEGDTGSPEVQVAMLTQRIRDLTEHLKMHQHDHHSRRGLLLLVGQRRNLLKYMAKKDINRYRSIIERLGIRR; this is encoded by the coding sequence GTGCCCCTCGACGCAGACGTCAAGAAGAAGATCATGACCGAGTACGCCCTCACCGAGGGTGACACCGGCTCGCCGGAGGTCCAGGTCGCGATGCTGACGCAGCGCATCCGTGACCTGACCGAACACCTCAAGATGCACCAGCACGACCACCACAGCCGTCGTGGCCTGCTGCTCCTCGTGGGCCAGCGCCGCAACCTGCTGAAGTACATGGCCAAGAAGGACATCAACCGTTACCGCTCGATCATCGAGCGTCTCGGCATCCGCCGCTGA
- a CDS encoding bifunctional riboflavin kinase/FAD synthetase: MQRWDDLSDVEPGFGPSVVTIGNFDGVHRGHAAVLGEVVGLARALGLVSAAVTFDPHPLQVLHPERAPGLLTGLTRRLDLLQETGLDAVLVMPFTHELARWSPQRFVEEVFVDALHAVVVVVGHDVRFGEANAGDLATMQELGARFGFEVVVLADLGGQGDSSRWSSTAVREALAAGDVERAAAILGHRHRVSSTVVHGDHRGRELGYPTANLDTVHADGLVPADGVYAGWLTRRDGDRLPAAVSIGTNPTFDGVRRQLEAFCIDQQGLDLYGERVDLDFVAHLRPTQRFEGIEPLVQQMERDVARCREILL, from the coding sequence GTGCAGCGGTGGGATGACCTGTCAGACGTCGAACCCGGGTTCGGCCCGTCGGTGGTCACCATCGGCAACTTCGACGGCGTGCACCGCGGGCACGCGGCCGTGCTCGGCGAGGTCGTCGGCCTGGCCCGCGCCCTTGGCCTGGTCTCCGCCGCGGTGACCTTCGACCCGCACCCGCTGCAGGTCCTGCACCCCGAGCGCGCCCCCGGGCTGCTCACCGGCCTCACCCGCCGCCTCGACCTGCTGCAGGAGACCGGCCTGGACGCGGTGCTGGTGATGCCCTTCACCCACGAGCTCGCGCGCTGGAGCCCGCAGCGCTTCGTGGAGGAGGTCTTCGTCGACGCGCTGCACGCCGTCGTCGTCGTCGTCGGCCACGACGTGCGCTTCGGCGAGGCCAACGCCGGCGACCTCGCCACCATGCAGGAGCTCGGCGCCCGGTTCGGGTTCGAGGTCGTCGTGCTCGCCGACCTCGGCGGCCAGGGCGACTCCTCCCGGTGGTCCTCCACGGCCGTGCGCGAGGCCCTGGCCGCCGGTGACGTCGAGCGGGCGGCGGCGATCCTCGGCCACCGGCACCGGGTCAGCTCCACCGTCGTGCACGGTGACCACCGCGGCCGCGAGCTCGGCTACCCGACGGCCAACCTGGACACCGTGCACGCCGACGGGCTGGTCCCGGCCGACGGCGTGTACGCGGGCTGGTTGACCCGCCGCGACGGCGACCGGCTGCCCGCGGCCGTCTCGATCGGCACCAACCCGACCTTCGACGGGGTGCGTCGTCAGCTCGAGGCGTTCTGCATCGACCAGCAGGGCCTGGACCTCTACGGGGAGCGCGTCGACCTCGACTTCGTGGCCCACCTGCGGCCCACCCAGCGCTTCGAGGGCATCGAGCCCCTCGTGCAGCAGATGGAGCGCGACGTCGCGAGGTGCCGCGAGATCCTGCTGTAG
- the pgi gene encoding glucose-6-phosphate isomerase, whose protein sequence is MSTGPVDPTTTAAWSSLTEHRSGSTPDLRGWFAADPERARSLTFDVADLHVDLSKNLVTSDTLALLLQLAEETGVLARRDAMFAGEHINVTEDRAVLHTALRRPAGATPALSVDGQDVDADVQGELEKVFAFAEAVRSGEWKGVTGKPIATVVNIGIGGSDLGPVMAYEALKPFVQAGLECRFVSNIDPTDVAETTKDLDPETTLFIVASKTFGTLETLTNARLSRKWLWEGLSAAGVLADDDTARADAVAKHFVAVSTALDKVAAFGIDPANAFGFWDWVGGRYSVDSAIGTSLAVAIGPDHFRSFLSGFHTVDEHFRTTAPEQNVPLLMGLLNVWYVNFLDAHTHAVLPYSQYLHRFAAYLQQLTMESNGKSVRYDGEAVTTHTGEVFWGEPGTNGQHAFYQLIHQGTRIIPADFVAFATPTHPLVDGDADVHALFMANFFAQTKALAFGKTAEEVRAEGTAEEVVAARVFSGNRPTTSIMAPSLTPAVLGQLIALYEHITFVEGAVWGIDSFDQWGVELGKKLALEIAPALTGDTDALLAQDASTGDLIRYYLSHRTN, encoded by the coding sequence ATGAGCACTGGACCTGTGGACCCGACCACCACCGCGGCGTGGTCGTCGCTGACCGAGCACCGGTCGGGCAGCACCCCCGACCTGCGGGGCTGGTTCGCCGCCGACCCCGAGCGCGCGCGGTCGCTGACCTTCGACGTCGCCGACCTGCACGTGGACCTCTCCAAGAACCTCGTCACCTCCGACACGCTCGCCCTGCTCCTGCAGCTGGCCGAGGAGACCGGGGTCCTCGCCCGCCGCGACGCGATGTTCGCCGGCGAGCACATCAACGTCACCGAGGACCGCGCCGTCCTGCACACCGCGCTGCGCCGACCGGCCGGGGCCACGCCGGCCCTGAGCGTGGACGGGCAGGACGTCGACGCCGACGTGCAGGGTGAGCTCGAGAAGGTCTTCGCCTTCGCCGAGGCCGTCCGCTCGGGTGAGTGGAAGGGCGTCACCGGGAAGCCGATCGCGACCGTCGTGAACATCGGCATCGGCGGTTCCGACCTCGGCCCGGTGATGGCCTACGAGGCCCTCAAGCCGTTCGTGCAGGCCGGGCTGGAGTGCCGCTTCGTCTCCAACATCGACCCCACCGACGTGGCCGAGACGACGAAGGACCTCGACCCCGAGACGACCCTGTTCATCGTCGCGTCCAAGACGTTCGGGACCCTCGAGACCCTCACGAACGCGCGGCTGTCGCGGAAGTGGTTGTGGGAGGGGCTGTCCGCAGCCGGAGTCCTCGCCGACGACGACACCGCCCGCGCGGACGCCGTCGCCAAGCACTTCGTCGCGGTGTCGACCGCGCTGGACAAGGTCGCCGCCTTCGGCATCGACCCGGCCAACGCGTTCGGGTTCTGGGACTGGGTGGGCGGTCGCTACTCCGTCGACTCCGCGATCGGCACCTCGCTGGCCGTCGCCATCGGGCCGGACCACTTCCGCAGCTTCCTGTCCGGCTTCCACACCGTCGACGAGCACTTCCGCACCACCGCGCCCGAGCAGAACGTCCCGCTCCTCATGGGTCTGCTCAACGTCTGGTACGTGAACTTCCTGGACGCCCACACCCACGCGGTGCTGCCGTACTCGCAGTACCTGCACCGCTTCGCGGCGTACCTGCAGCAGCTCACGATGGAGTCCAACGGGAAGTCCGTCCGCTACGACGGCGAGGCCGTCACGACGCACACGGGCGAGGTGTTCTGGGGTGAACCCGGCACCAACGGCCAGCACGCGTTCTACCAGCTGATCCACCAGGGCACGCGGATCATCCCCGCTGACTTCGTCGCCTTCGCGACCCCGACGCACCCGCTGGTCGACGGCGACGCCGACGTGCACGCGCTGTTCATGGCGAACTTCTTCGCCCAGACCAAGGCGCTCGCGTTCGGCAAGACGGCGGAGGAGGTGCGGGCCGAGGGCACCGCCGAGGAGGTCGTCGCGGCCCGGGTGTTCTCCGGCAACCGGCCGACCACCTCGATCATGGCGCCCTCGCTGACCCCGGCGGTGCTCGGTCAGCTCATCGCGCTCTACGAGCACATCACCTTCGTCGAAGGGGCCGTCTGGGGCATCGACAGCTTCGACCAGTGGGGTGTGGAGCTCGGCAAGAAGCTGGCGCTGGAGATCGCGCCGGCGCTCACGGGTGACACCGACGCGCTGCTGGCGCAGGACGCCTCCACGGGTGACCTGATCCGGTACTACCTGTCCCACCGCACGAACTGA
- a CDS encoding GolD/DthD family dehydrogenase, whose amino-acid sequence MSKTEPTDADVDLSFRLEGRTALITGAASGIGSAIAGAFAAAGARVVLVDLNEEAALARAAELGEDHVGLHGNVADPDSVAAFAAAAGPVDVLVTCAGIVDLAPAEELDPAVFVRTVSINLTGTFLTAQAVGRGMLERGRGKVITMASQAASVALDGHAAYCASKAGVVGLTRVLASEWAGRGVTANSISPTVVLTELGRKAWDGPKGDAAKAAIPTGRFALPREIAGAALFLASGASDMVNGTDLVVDGGYTIR is encoded by the coding sequence GTGTCGAAGACCGAACCGACCGACGCCGACGTCGACCTGTCCTTCCGGCTGGAGGGGCGCACCGCCCTCATCACCGGGGCCGCCTCGGGGATCGGGAGCGCCATCGCCGGGGCGTTCGCCGCGGCCGGGGCACGCGTCGTGCTCGTGGACCTGAACGAGGAGGCGGCGCTCGCCCGGGCTGCGGAACTCGGCGAGGACCACGTGGGGTTGCACGGGAACGTCGCCGACCCGGACTCCGTCGCGGCGTTCGCCGCCGCCGCCGGGCCCGTCGACGTCCTCGTCACCTGTGCCGGGATCGTCGACCTCGCCCCGGCCGAGGAACTCGACCCGGCGGTGTTCGTCCGGACGGTGTCCATCAACCTGACGGGGACGTTCCTCACCGCTCAGGCCGTGGGCCGCGGCATGCTGGAACGCGGCCGGGGCAAGGTCATCACCATGGCCTCGCAGGCTGCCTCGGTGGCCCTCGACGGGCACGCCGCGTACTGCGCCTCCAAGGCCGGGGTCGTCGGTCTGACCCGGGTCCTGGCCTCGGAGTGGGCCGGTCGCGGGGTCACCGCGAACTCGATCTCCCCGACCGTCGTGCTCACCGAACTCGGCCGGAAGGCCTGGGACGGACCGAAGGGTGACGCCGCGAAGGCTGCGATCCCGACGGGACGCTTCGCCCTCCCCCGCGAGATCGCCGGCGCCGCGCTGTTCCTGGCCTCCGGCGCCTCGGACATGGTCAACGGCACCGACCTCGTGGTCGACGGCGGGTACACCATCCGTTGA